Below is a window of Mycobacterium dioxanotrophicus DNA.
TTTGGCGAGGCGGTACCGCAGCGTGTTGTAGTGGTAGTGCAGATGCCGTGCCGCCTCGGCCATGTTCATGTTGTGTTCGATCAGTGTCTCCAACGTCTGGAACATCTCCGACCGTTCGGGCTCGCTCATACGCAGCACCGGCCCGAGTTTCTCCTCGGCGAAGGCCCGCAGGTCCTCGTCACTGACCTGCGCGAGCAACCGAAACAGACCCAAGTCGCCATAGGCGGTTACCGCGCCGCTGCCGGACACCCGCGGCCCGAGTCGCAGCGCGGTGCGGGCCTCCTGATAGGCCGTTGAAACTCCCGCCGGCCCAGGGTAATTGCGGCTTACTCCGATGGCGTATTGAGCGTGCGTGAAGTGCGCCACCTCGTCCTGCACCGCGCGGGCGACGGCGAGAACATCCTGGTCGGCTCCGACGACCGCGACCAGTTCGGAACCCAGGCCGGCTGCGGCTGCCAATCGGTCCCTGCTGCGGACCGCGGACGCCCAGAATTCGATGGCGCGGTCATCGGCCAGTCGAGACCGCCGCCGGGTGTCGTGGGTGTCGTCGGCGGTGCCCTCCCGGCGGCCGACCAGCACGACGATGTCGCGCTCCAGGTCCCACCCGAATCCCGAACCCAACGATGCGTATTCGGCGGCTTCGAACTCACTACCCGAAATCAGCTCGAACAGAGCATTGGAGGAGAACCGGCGTTCCACGGCACCCACTGCGAGGTCCCGGGTAACCTCCAGTGCCGCAACGATTGCCGCTTGGCCGACGGCGACAAGACTGAATTCGCCGAAGGGCCTTTCGGCTTCGACCGCGACGACGAAACCGTGGTGCAGGCGACCCGCCCGGATCTCCCGGGACGCCCACCGCCTGCCGGTGCGTTTGTCGGTGTGCAGGCCCGTGATGCCCAGCCGCAACAAGTCCGCGGACTCCGCCTTCATGAAATTCAGGTCGATCAGCGGAGCTTCGTCGCCGGCAAGCCCGAGCACGGTGCCCTGCGGATCGGTGATCACGACGCTGGCGTCTCCGAGCAGACCCGAGAGGCTGCCCGCCAGTTCGTTGAGCCCGCCACCGGACAACGTGATCGCGAGAAACGAGTGATGAATCTCCTGGGCCTTGGCCAACGCCGACGCCTGGCGATTGACGATGATGGCGAACGCCCTGCTGAGGATGTCGTCGAAGCGGATACGTTCGGGTATGACGACCAGCGGCAGCCCGAGACGTTCGGCGACGTCGATCATCTCCTGCCCGAGCTCGGGCATGTACCGGTCGAGTTTGATGCCGATCCCCGCCAGGCCCAGCCGGTGCAGGTCCGTCAGCAACTGCCCTTGATCGGCGTCGGCACGGGGCAACGGGTACCCGGTGGCGAGCAGAAACTCGTCCTGCCGAACCCATTTGCCGATATCGGGAACCGTCATCACGTTCACGGCGCTGATGGCCCGGTCCAACCCGGCACCGCCCGCGATCAACTCAGCGCCGGCCAGCACCTCATCGTCGAGTAACTCTCGGAGAGTGAGAGTTTGGCTCGAACTGGCACCCGCCGGATCTGGCGTGTTCATCGGCGGCAAGCTTAGCGTTGATCGACAACGACCGCCGGGTTCTTTGGCAGAAATAGCCATGGGTTGCGCGATGGCCATCTTCGTATGGTTGCTACACCCCGGACATCAGCGCCCGGTCGACCCGATGAGGAGGAACACCGTGACACGACGTGGGAAATCCCGTGTTGCTGAATGCGACGCGAAGGAGACGGTGTCCATCCTGGGAGGTACGGGCAGTTTGGGCTTCGGCCTTGCCCTACGACTCGGCGAAGCGGGATACGCCGTCTGCGTCGGCTCGCGCGACGCGCACCGGGCCGACCACGCCGCGGCGCAGGCTCGTGAACTCGTCGACGACGGCACCTTCGTCGGCTGCCTCAACGGCGAAGCCGTCACCCGGGCAGATCAACTGGTGATCATCGCCGTCCCCTTCGCGAGTCACGTCGCGACATTGAAGAGTGTCGCCCCACACTGGCGAGCAGGTCAGGTACTGCTCGACACCACCGTTCCGCTAGCCACCGCGATCGGTGGGCGCCCCACACATCTGGTCGAGCCGTGGCACGGATCGGCTGCGCAGCAAGCACGTTCGGCGATCGGCGACGAGATCGGCCTCGCCTCCGGGCTGCACACCATCAGTGCGGCGGCCCTGCGCGACCTCACGCATCCGCTCGATCAGGACACTCTGATCTGCGGCGACTCCCGCGCCAAGGTCGCGGTGACCGCGGCGCTGGAACGCGTCCGGGGTCTGCGGGTCGTCGACGCGGGATCACTTGAGATGAGCCGACTTCTCGAAGGGCTCACCCCGGTACTGATCGGGATCAACATCCGGCACAAGACTCATGCCGGTATTCAGGTCACGCACCTGCAGGCGCGGGCAGAACAGCGGGCGGCCCTGGCGTGAATCTGATCAATCGGAAGGCGTGCTGTCCGGGAGTTCGGCGTAATCCCACTGATGCTGCCGCGCGAGCGCGCAAGCAGCCTCCACGTCACCGGCAGACAGGGAATCCAGGAGTGCCTCGTGGTCACGGGCTATCCCGGCGAGATCCGGCGTGCGGGCCATGATGGTCACTGAAGTCCGGGCCTCGATGTGCAGGTTCTCCCACGAGCGTTTGATGAGGTCGTTGCCTGCGGCTTCGAGAATATGTCGATGGAATGTCACGCTTTCCATGCCGACCGCTTCGGTGTCGTTCTCCCGTGCGGCATCATGCATTCTCTTGACGTCATCCTTCAGCTGATCGAAAGGAACGTTGCCCGCCATGAGCACAAGCCGAGTGGCGGTCTCCTCAAGCGCGGCACGAAGAACGTAGCTTTCGCGCAAAGTCTCGCGAATGAACGAGCGCACGAAGGTTCCACGCCTCGGTTTGATCTCGACAAGCCCGAACGTCTCCAGCTCGCGCAACGCTTCCCGGACCGGGGCCTGGCTGGTACCGAACGTCGCCGCAACCCTGGTCTCCACCAGCCGCTCACCGGGCTCCAGTTCACCTGACACGATTTGGCGTACCAGGGTGTCGCGGATCCGGTGACTGAGCGTCTGGCGAACATCCGTCTGGTCGTGCGCGGGCATGATCTGAAGATACGGACTCATTGCCGAGTAGACACGCACCTGACGATAGTCAGCCGACAACCCTGCGCGGCGAACCGACGGCGTTCCGGTCAGAGGTCGATGACCAGCACGGCACTCTTCGACCGGGAAACACACGGCAGTATGACTCGATTCGATTCCCGCTCGGCGTCGCTGAGAACGTCGTCGTGGTGTTCTGGGACGCCGTCGGCAACGGCCAACTCGCACGTGCCACATATGCCTGCGCGGCAGGAGTTGTCGATCTCGTAGCCGGCTGCTTCGAGTACCTCCAGAAGCGTCTGACCTCCGGGCACCCGCAGACGCTTCCCCGACCGGGCGAGTTGCACATCGAACCCGTCATCGTCGGTTACGTCCGGCGGCGCCTTCGGCGAGAAGCGTTCCAGATGTAGCGCGCCAGGCTGCCATGTGGCGCAGCGGGTTTCGACTGCGTCGATCAGGGAGCCCGGACCACAACAATAGACGGCAGTGTCCGATCGAGGCGTGCCCAGGAAATAGTCGAGATCGAGTAGGCCATATTCATCTTCAGGGATCACGCGCACATCGCCGGCAGGTATGTCCCTCAGCTCGTCGATGAATGCCATGGACCTGACTGTTCGGCCGCCGTAGACAAGCGTCCACGGCTTGTCACTGCGCGCGACCTGTCGAACCATCGGCAGGATGGGCGTGATGCCGATTCCCCCCGCCACGAACAGGTATCGATCCGCATCGACCAGCGTGAAGTTGTTGCGGGGCCCTCGGACGGACACGAGGTCTCCGGGTTCGATTCTGTCGTGGACGAACTTCGATCCACCGCGACTCGCGGGCTCCCGTAGGACGGCGATCCGCCAGGTGTCAGTGTCGTCAGCGGCGCCGCACAACGAGTACTGGCGGACGATTCCTGCTGCCAACTCAACGTCGATGTGCGCTCCGGGAGTCCACGTCGGAAGTGACGACCCGTCCATTGCTCGTAGTTCGAGGACCAGAACGCCTTCTGCTTCTCGTCGCACCGACGAAACCTTTAAGCGTGCCGCCATATTCGATGACTGTGATGGCATTACCAACCTCGCTGCCGCGGATGACCTATCGCCGGCTTGTGAGCAGTCGCGTCGCCGAGTCTGGCGAGAACATGTTTGCGGCGATGTCACGCATGCCGCGCATCGCACGCAGAATCTCGTTCCGATCGTCGTCGGTTTCCGCGTACCGCGAGAGAATCTGCCGTCCGAGTCCGACATGGAATTTCTCGTCGATCTCGATCTTGCGGTGCACTCGGACCACTTCGTCGAAGCCATGGCGTTCTCCGGCAAGGAAAGTCGGTTCAAGGCTTCCGGTTGCCGAGGTCTCCGAGGCATTCCATGCTGCGACAGCCGCCAGCGGATGGCGGTCGAGGCACTCCCAAAGGAATTCGCTCCAGGCCTGAGAATCCGCGGGAACAGTCGTAGGCGCTGTGCCACCGAGTGATTCGACAGCACCACTCACTGCCTCGTAGTGTTCGGCTTCCTGGAAGGCCTGCTTCGCCAACAGGGTGATGTGCTTTCGTTCGAAACCCAACCCGTACCGACGGATCTCCTCGTTGAGCAGGAAGACGTAGTCGATCTCGCGCCATGCCCGGGTGGCCAGCCACTCGGCAAGAATGATCGGCTGAGGGTCCAACGCGAAGGACTCGAAGAACTCTTCGCTGGTGCGCTTCGCATTGGCAAAGATCGAATCGAGGATCTCGTCGACCTCCTCTTTGATGGGTTCCAAGCCCGCCCCACCCCGTACGTTCCTGACATTGACCATGTGCCACACCTTCCCAACGCGGGTTCATTATCGATAATCGATAATATGGTGAGAGCCGCGTCACAGTCAAGGTCGCTCGGCGCCTCCCCTCGTCGACTTCAGGCGCGCAAACGACGACGTCACCACCCGCCCCGCGGGGGTTGGCACCTTCCGCCAAACAACTCCTGTGAAGATTGGCTCCTGGTCATGTGTGCTTCGGACGCCCCCGTCCCTAGCGTGATGGACCTCACAGTCTTCCTGTCCACGAAATGAGGACTTGCATGAAAGACAGCGACGCGCAAGCGGTTCCACCCGTTGGACAACCGCCTCGCACGGAAACGTCTGACAGCGCGTTGACGCTCGAACGGCGCGGCATCGCCCATATCCCGACAAGCCAGCGTTATGGCCACCCACGAAACCAGTTCACAGTGCGGTTCGCGCCGGTGATCTACCTTGCCGGCATCTATCTGGGCGCCAGCGGCGGCCCACTGGGCCTCGGCCTGACCGGCAGCATCTCCGCGATCGTTCTCGCCAACATCCTGGGTTCGATCGTCACGGGTTTGTGCGCGGTCATGGGGCCCCGGCTCGGCATGCCCCAGCTACCGATGGGTCGGGCTCCGTTCGGCTACTTCGGAAACTTTCTTCCCGCGTTCCTGACGCTTCTGATGTGCATTGGCTACTACAGCGTCGGTACGGTGCTCGGTGCCAAATCCCTGGCCAGCCTCCTGAATGCGCCGTATGCCCCGACCGTTGTTGTCGTTGCGGCGGTGAGCATTCTGATCGGCATTTTCGGTTACAAGATCCTGCATGCGCTGGGCAAGATCATCACCAACGTGAGCATCGTGGTACTCACCGTGGTCTCGATAGTCCTCATCGTCCACGGCGGTGGTCCGGGCACCACCGCCACGGTCACCGGTGTCGACTACTGGCTGGCATGGTCGGTTCTGTTCACCGCGGTGTTCGGCTACACCGCGAGTTGGGCCCCGTATGCGTCGGACTACTCCCGCTATCTGCCCGAAAACAGCAAGCCCTCATCAATTTTCGCCGCAGCCTCCACCGGCCTGTTCGCCTCCACCACCTGGATGATGTGCCTCGGGGCGGGGCTCATCACCCTGATGCCCGGAGGCGACGTGATAGACGCGTTCGGCGTCGCGCTACCGGGCTGGCTGCGCTATGTCGTGCTTCTCACGCTCGGACTGTCTGCAATCCCGCACAACTCCGTGAACCTCTACAGCGGCGCCATGAACACCCTGACGTGTGATGTGAAGCTGCCGCAGTGGGTGACCGTGACAATCGCCGGTCTTGTCGGTCTCGTCATTGCGTTGGTGTTCGGTGGGGACCAGTTCCAGGCGAATTTCCTGCTCTTCCTGCATGTTCTGTCGTACTACATCACACCGTGGGTTGCGATCCTTCTGGTCGACTACTACGTGGTGCAGCGCGGCGGGCGAAATGTGTTGCCGTTCGCG
It encodes the following:
- a CDS encoding PucR family transcriptional regulator gives rise to the protein MNTPDPAGASSSQTLTLRELLDDEVLAGAELIAGGAGLDRAISAVNVMTVPDIGKWVRQDEFLLATGYPLPRADADQGQLLTDLHRLGLAGIGIKLDRYMPELGQEMIDVAERLGLPLVVIPERIRFDDILSRAFAIIVNRQASALAKAQEIHHSFLAITLSGGGLNELAGSLSGLLGDASVVITDPQGTVLGLAGDEAPLIDLNFMKAESADLLRLGITGLHTDKRTGRRWASREIRAGRLHHGFVVAVEAERPFGEFSLVAVGQAAIVAALEVTRDLAVGAVERRFSSNALFELISGSEFEAAEYASLGSGFGWDLERDIVVLVGRREGTADDTHDTRRRSRLADDRAIEFWASAVRSRDRLAAAAGLGSELVAVVGADQDVLAVARAVQDEVAHFTHAQYAIGVSRNYPGPAGVSTAYQEARTALRLGPRVSGSGAVTAYGDLGLFRLLAQVSDEDLRAFAEEKLGPVLRMSEPERSEMFQTLETLIEHNMNMAEAARHLHYHYNTLRYRLAKLERLLGPFSTSTPVAIQIGVALQINEMQKILATRPT
- the npdG gene encoding NADPH-dependent F420 reductase; translated protein: MSILGGTGSLGFGLALRLGEAGYAVCVGSRDAHRADHAAAQARELVDDGTFVGCLNGEAVTRADQLVIIAVPFASHVATLKSVAPHWRAGQVLLDTTVPLATAIGGRPTHLVEPWHGSAAQQARSAIGDEIGLASGLHTISAAALRDLTHPLDQDTLICGDSRAKVAVTAALERVRGLRVVDAGSLEMSRLLEGLTPVLIGINIRHKTHAGIQVTHLQARAEQRAALA
- a CDS encoding GntR family transcriptional regulator, whose amino-acid sequence is MPAHDQTDVRQTLSHRIRDTLVRQIVSGELEPGERLVETRVAATFGTSQAPVREALRELETFGLVEIKPRRGTFVRSFIRETLRESYVLRAALEETATRLVLMAGNVPFDQLKDDVKRMHDAARENDTEAVGMESVTFHRHILEAAGNDLIKRSWENLHIEARTSVTIMARTPDLAGIARDHEALLDSLSAGDVEAACALARQHQWDYAELPDSTPSD
- a CDS encoding PDR/VanB family oxidoreductase translates to MRREAEGVLVLELRAMDGSSLPTWTPGAHIDVELAAGIVRQYSLCGAADDTDTWRIAVLREPASRGGSKFVHDRIEPGDLVSVRGPRNNFTLVDADRYLFVAGGIGITPILPMVRQVARSDKPWTLVYGGRTVRSMAFIDELRDIPAGDVRVIPEDEYGLLDLDYFLGTPRSDTAVYCCGPGSLIDAVETRCATWQPGALHLERFSPKAPPDVTDDDGFDVQLARSGKRLRVPGGQTLLEVLEAAGYEIDNSCRAGICGTCELAVADGVPEHHDDVLSDAERESNRVILPCVSRSKSAVLVIDL
- a CDS encoding purine-cytosine permease family protein, encoding MKDSDAQAVPPVGQPPRTETSDSALTLERRGIAHIPTSQRYGHPRNQFTVRFAPVIYLAGIYLGASGGPLGLGLTGSISAIVLANILGSIVTGLCAVMGPRLGMPQLPMGRAPFGYFGNFLPAFLTLLMCIGYYSVGTVLGAKSLASLLNAPYAPTVVVVAAVSILIGIFGYKILHALGKIITNVSIVVLTVVSIVLIVHGGGPGTTATVTGVDYWLAWSVLFTAVFGYTASWAPYASDYSRYLPENSKPSSIFAAASTGLFASTTWMMCLGAGLITLMPGGDVIDAFGVALPGWLRYVVLLTLGLSAIPHNSVNLYSGAMNTLTCDVKLPQWVTVTIAGLVGLVIALVFGGDQFQANFLLFLHVLSYYITPWVAILLVDYYVVQRGGRNVLPFANFYTPAGAFGRFNVAGLAALVIGVVVSVPFMANEFYTGPIGVSLGGADLSYFVSAIVAAVVYLVARRWFAPHAGATQLPGHAEASRLEKTN